One Streptomyces umbrinus genomic window, ACGAAGAACGCGGCGCCCGGGAAGGGCGCGTGCGCCACAGGTGTGGGGCACGGAGTGGGCCTGTCGCCCAGCAGTGCGTCGATCCGCGCGCGCATCACCGCCATCGGGAACGACGGGTCGATCTTCCGCCGCGTCCACTCCTTGTGGGCGATCACGCTGGCCGCCGACCAGCCATGGGCACGGCACACGGCCGCCGACAGCCGCTCCACGGCGGCGAGTTGGGCCGCCGGATACGGATCGCGGCCATTGCCCAGGTTCTCGATCTCGAAGCCGTAGAAGCGGGCGTTGCCGTCCACGGCGTCCGGCCCGGGGGCGGGGAGCGTGGACCTCTCGGCCCGTACGGCGTCCAGGACCGCGGCCGAACCCGGACCGGCGTGGTTGGTACGGCCGTACCCGAGCAGGTGCAGTGTGCCGTCCTTGGTGATCAGCCCGACGCACAGCGGGCCCGGCAGCGCCGCGGTGCCGTCGCGGCACAGGCGGAGACTGTCGGTGCCCGCGGTGTGGTGCAGCATCACGCCGTGCACCGGACCCCAGGGACCCTTGTGATTTCGGTTGTGCGTACGCCAGTTGGCGTGCTCGGAAAGGGCGACGCCCTCGCCGCGCAGCGCGCGGGCGAGGGCGTCGGCCGTCAGGGGTGTGGCCATGACGTCCTCAGTTGACGGGGGTGACGGTCAGGAACCGGAAGGCGAACGTGGCCGTTCCCGCGGTGCACCTGTAGGCGGCGGTCGCCGTGTACGCGCTGTTCGGGGTGAGGCCACTGACCAGGTACTGGGTGCTCGCCGAGACCTGGCCCGTACCGGTGGAGATGGCCGAGCGGCCGTCGCTGGCGGCCAGCACGACCGTCGAACCCGAACCGGCCTTGACGTTCGCCGACATGAAGCACGTACCGGTGGTGCTGTTGCTGATACGTGCGCCCACCGACACGAGCACGGAGCCGGAGGCCGGAGCCGTGAAGGCGGCCACCGTCGGGTCGCCGGTGGAACCGGTGAGCGTCTCCACGAACGCTGTCGCGGCGGTGGTGCCGACCGTCGAGTTCGCCTTGTGGACCGGGGCGGGCGCCAGTTGGGACCAGACGCTGCCGGTGTAGTACCAGTACTGCTTCGGCGTGCTGAGCCAGCACAGCATGCCCGCCACCGGGGCGGTCACCTTGGTGTCCCGCGCGGCGCCGTCGGCGAACCGCAGCACGGTCCGGCCGTCCACGGCCTCGGCGAGCGACTGGATGTGCACGGGAATGTTCGCGGCGTCGGCCGGCTGCGGGTACGGGAGACTGCCGAGCGGAGTGAGCAGGGCCATGACGGCTTCCTCCTGGAGCTCGTGGGAGACGGGGAGTTGGGGAGCTGGGGAGCTGGGGTGGAGTTACGGGGATGGGGAGACGCGGCGCGAGGTCAGTCGCCCAGGACCGGCGGCAGCGAATCCGCCGGCATGCCGCCATCCCCGTCGCGTGTCGTCGGGCTGTCGATCGGGACGGGATGGGCCACGTTGCCGTCCTCCTCGACGGGGTCCAACAGCGGTTCCTGCAGCGGTTCCAACGGCCGTTCCTGCGCGGGCAGTTCGCTCATGACGCGCCTCCCGGTGCGTTGAGCAGCTCGCGGTAGGAGACCTTGCTGCTGGTCAGGGTGTCGAGCGTCGCGTTCTGCGCCTCGATCAGGGAGTACGTGCGCTGCGTGCCGTACCCCGGGTCGACCGGCGGGTCCGGGGTGAGCCCGGCGTCGGCCGGGACACCGTTGTAGGAGGTGCCGCGCAGGGTCAGGGTCTGTTGCGGGGCGGCGCCGGACGCGCAGGTGGTGCGGATGCCGACGACCCAGGCGAGCGTGTCGAGCGTGGCGCCGCTGGTGTCCACCACCCGTACGACGTCGCCGAGTTGGATGCGGGGGTCGTGCAGCACCTCCACCTCGCCGAGCACCGGCACCGGATAGCGGCCGGCGTCGAGCATGGCGAACGACAGGTCCGAGGCGGCCTGCCGCTGCTGCACCCACTCGGTCGCGGGCGCCTGGTAGACCTGCTTGCCGTAGTGGAGCTGGCTGTTGGTGTTGTACCAGGCGTACGAGCGCTGCCGGGGATCGCCCGTGCGCTTCTGCGGCACGATCTGCACGGACGGCTTGCCGTCCTTGGTGACCGTCCAGACGCTCGCCGTGCCGTGGTTGGTGAAGCGGACGATGTAGTTCGGGCCGTCGCGCCGCGAGCCGACCGTCACCCGGCCCTTGACCGAGGTGCCGCCCGTCGCCGCGCTGCCGAAGCGGACCCGGTGGCCCCCGATCGGAGCCACGTCGTCCTCGATCTGGAGCGGCCCGATGTCGAGTTCGTCCTCGGCGATGGCGTAGGCGACCTCCACCGAGGTGCCCGGCCGGATCTCCCGTACGACGGTGTCGGTGACCGTGTCGCTGAAGGTGTGGCTGATGCCCGTCCAGTCCTGGTAGGGCTGTTCGCAGTAGTTGCGGCAGGCGTCGATCTCCTCGGAGACGGTGAGCGCGGCGATGTCCCGCCGGGTGGTCACCGTGAGATCGGGCCGCGCCGGCACCGACTGGAACCGGCCGGGGCCGCGCCAGCGGAAGACGCCCAGCTCGTCGAACTCGGCCGTGGACAGCGTGGCGCGGGCGATCTCGGTGATGGCGTCCCACTGGGAGCCGGAGACCTTGGGCAGGTCGAACAGCGGCACCGTCGCGTCGTCGAGCACCGCGCCCCTGGCCCAACGGCCCTTCTGCTCCCACTCGTCGGCGGTGTACGAGGTCAGGTCGGGCCAGGATCGGTCGGTGACCTGGAGGCACTCGACGGCCACGTCCGTCTTCAGATTGACCTGGAACAGCTCGGAGGGCGGCTGGAGCGCCGACGCCTCGGTGAAGGTGTAGGGCGCGGTCGGCGGGACGACGTACTCCCCGTCGGGTGCGGTGAGCCGCGGGTACACGGTCGCCGGGGTGCTCGCGCCGGCGGTCCCCGCCCGGGTGTCCACCGTGAACCCGAGATGCCACACCCCCTTGAGGGAGGCGAGCTTGGGAATGGTCCAGCTCGCGACCGTGCCGCCGCCGTCGACCGTGCCCGAGGTGATCTTCACGACGCCGGTCGCGAAGTACACGTTCAGCGCGTAGTTGCCGAACGCTCCCGCGCTGCGGTCGAAGACCAGCTTGAGTTCCAGTTCGCTGCCCACCGAGAGCGCGGTGTTCACATGCAGCTCGGCCTGGAACACCTTCCCGGCCACGACGAATCGGGACCGCGGCATCCAGGACACTTCGAGCCCGGCCGCCTTCGGCATGAGCGCCGTGTCGAACGGGGCTCCGTCCCGGATCCAGGAGTACGACGCCGGGGCCGGCAGCGTCTCCGGCTGCCCGTACGAGGCGTTGAAGCCGCCGTGCAGCGAGGCGTAGAGCACGGTGAACGGCTTGGCGGGGTCCTCGGCCACGGCCGGTCCCCGGGGCGGCGGGCAGCTGTGGATGCCGCCCCGGCGCAGGAGTTCGTCCACGCACCAGGTCGCGCTCGCCACGGGACGCCCGTAGCGCAGACCGTGATAGGGCCGCGGCAACTCGGCGCGTCCGCGCAGCCGCTCCGCGCCGTCCAGCGCCTGCACGGTGACGGTGTCGCTGCCCGACGAGGCAGCGCGGGACCGTACGGTGCCCCGGAACGCAGGCACCGTACGGCCGTTCGCGCCCGCCCTGTGGACGACGGACTGACCGGGGCGTACGACGTCGCCGGTGCCGCGGCCAGCCCAGGCCGAGTACAGCAGGGGCGCGGGCACGCCGGTGCCGCCGAGCAGCAGTTCCAGCTGGGCCGACGCGCTTCCGGAGAAGGCGCGCAGGGCCTCGGGCAGATCCGTGCTGTAGGCCCGCTCCACCTTCCAGGACTGGATCTGCGCGCCCAGCTCCCGGCCGCCGAGCCGGGTGGCGTGGGCCGGGGTCCGGTCCGGGGCGGCGAGGGCGGCGCCGAGCAACTCGTCTGAGTCCTGCACCTGTTACACCTCCACCAGGTCGATGCTGATGTTCCGGTACGGCAGCCGGGCCGCCGGGACGTCGCTGTACGCGGTCACGGTCATCGGCGGGCAGCCGTCGCCGAGCGCGTACGCGACGGGGGCCGCGTCGATCGTCAGACAGGCGCCGGCCAGTCCGGCGAGTACGGCTTCCCCGGGGCCGCCGACCGGAGTGACGAAGGCGGCCTCGGCGGGAGCGGTGCCGGTGACGGCGGCGCCGGTCGCGGCCGTGGTGCTCAAATACGTGCCGTCGGCGCGCTTCCAGTCCAGCTGGGCGCTCGCGAGTGCCGGGTTCCAGTCGGGCGGCACCTGCCAGGACACCCGCATACCGGGGGCAACCGGCCAGCCGGCCCACAGACCGTGCCTCCAGCCGACCCGGGTGTTCTCCCCGAAGTCGCCGATGACGGTGTCACCGGTGTACGGGAGCACGCCCAGGGATCCGGCCACGGTGAACCAGTGGTCGGTGCCGCCGGGTTCACCGCTCTGGGCTGCCGCCTGGTACGGCCCGAGCAGGTTGACGGAGGCCGGGTCGATGACAGCGAGCGGTCCGTACGCGGGCGCCGGACTGCCTTGCAGGCCGGGGCCGTTGACCCGGCGGGCGAGCCGGGTCAGGTGCTGGGCGTCACCGGGTTCGAGCCAGTCCCAGGAGAACTTGAGCCGGCGGACCGTACGCGGCGGTGCGATGGTGGTGACGCGTCCTTCGAGGGACTTGAACTCGGTGACGTTCAACTCGGCGCTGCGGTCCCAGCTCTTGGCGGCCTGGTCGATCTCCCGCAGCAGACCGGGCTTGCCGATCCACAGGTTCCTGGCCATGTCCTTGCCTCACCTCCGGGCGAGCTTGCGCTGTCCCAGCTGGACGGCGCGCGCGATGGTCTGGGAGTCCACGTCGATCTGGACGGGCCGCTCGGCGAGCGCCTCGACGGCCGCCGCGAGCCTGCGCATGCCACCGCCGGAGCCGAGCATCCGCTCCAGCTTGGACAGCGGGATGACGGCCTCGTGCTCACCGCCCTCACCGACGAGGGCGAGCGTGCCGCCGGTACGGGCCCGTACGACGCCGCCCTTCGCGAGCTGCGGCACCGGGATGGGCGACAGGTTGAAGGCGAAACCCCGGCCGCCGATGCCGGGCACCCAGTCCGGGACCTTGAACTTGACGCGGTTGAGGGCGCCGATGAGGACGTTGAGCCCGCGGACGAGCATCCGGGTGGGCGTCAGGAACCCGTTCACGACACCCTTGAAGAGCGGCCCGATGATCTTCGCGGCCGACTGCGAGGAGCTCTTGATGTGACTCCACGCGGCGGTGAGCCCCTTGCGGACCAGGGCGGCGACCTTGTCCATGTTCACGAACTGGGCGATGAGCGGGGCCACCAGGGTCATCACCAGCCCGAACGGGTTGGACGCCATGGCGAGGTTGAGCCCCTTCTGCGCGGTGGACGCCCCCTTGAGCCCCTTCCCGAGGCTCCCCATGGACTTCCCGCCCTTGTCCGCGTTCTTGCCGGCCTTCCCCACGGACTTCTCCACGGCGTCGGACTGCTGCTTGACGTCCTTGAGAGCACCCTTGGCCTTGTCGGCGGAGGACTTGAGCTTGTCGAGGGAAGCCTTGAACCTGTCGGTGGCGCCTTTGGATCTGCCCAGGGTGGTCTCGGCGTTGGTCAGTCCGCCGCGCAGCCTTCCCACAGCGCTCGCACCGGAGTTGACGGATCCTTTGAGCTGGGACATGGCCGAGCTGGAAACCGACGTGCGGCTGCGAAACCGCTCCATTCCTGCCGTGGCATTCGTGAGGGCTTGTTTCAGATTCATGAGAGGAATCCCTCTGGAGGTGTGAGGTCAGGACAGCGCGGAAGCAAGCAGGCCGACACGTCGTTCGAGGAGCGTGACCTGGTTGGTCGTGCCGGACAGCGCAGAGGAGGAATCCATGTGCCGGACCTGCTGCCTGGCTGTGTTCGCCGCCCGGTCGATGCGGGAAACCTTTCGCTCCAGCGACTGGATGCGTGTGTTGGAGTTACGGATTTTGCTGTGTGCGCCGACCGCCAAGTCCTGGAGTCTCCCTATACCTTTCTCCATTCTGGCAAGTCGGGATTCGACGGCCGCGATCTCTCGCGCACGTCTCTGCAGCTCTTCTGCTTGCACTTTCCACATGACGCCGAATTTGTTGCGCTCAAGCCCCTTCTTCTTGAACATCTCCTCGACGACCGGCTCCAGACTCAGGAAAGGAGTAAGTTCAAACTTGACGATCGTCAGCGCCGCGACCAGACCCAGAATTTCCGGACTTTTGATCTCCTCCCATATCTTGCTCTTTGTCTCGTTCTGGACCCATGTCCGAGTGGCGATTTCCTCGCCGCTGCCCTTGAGTGCCGCTTTCTTGACGTCGGCGATTCTGGCCAGTCCGGCCAGTGTGCCAGAATCAACCTTTTTGTTCAGATCCGACCTGAGGTCGCGAATCTCCTTGTCCAGTTGCGCTGGTGTCTTGTCCGTCATCACTCCCCCTTATTGAGTGAGATCTTGATAGAATATGCCCGTGAATTTAGGGACTCTGGGTGCATTCGTCGTGATAAGTGTCGGTTTCGGTGTCCTGCTGTGGGGGGTTCTTCTGACCCTGAGCTGCCTGCGGGAGTATCGAAGAAAGGTCACCATTGAGGTTGAGATACTCGATACGCTCAAACTCTCGACAGGCCTCTCCTACCGCTTTTCGCCGGTGAATGGCGATACGCGACTCGACCGGTCCGTAACGGAAACGGACTGGATCGCAAGCACGCCGCGGAAATTTGGGGACCGTAAATTTTCCATGGGGGAGGCCGTATCCATCGATTACGATCCTGGATATCCTGCGTTCTTCTACCCAGCAGGCGAGTACCCCGTGATCCGGCTGTGGCCGATCGCCCTTCTCGCCTCCATGGCCGGGGCCGCCACCGCGGGCTTCGGTGTCGTGGCTCTCATGTGATGCCGAGAGGCAGGTTCGCATTCCAGTGGGGGTCTAGATGTACGGTCCTGCGATACCGGTAGTCATGTTGACGGCCCTGGTCTTCTGGTTCTCCGCCACGGCCTTCCGGCGAGGCAGAGCATTAAGAGAGCGCGGCGTACGCATCGCCGCGAAATGCGTGAACAGAGAAAGGGACACCAAAGGCATCAGCACTCTCACGATGCAGTTCACGGCGGAGGACGGCAGGAAGCTGCAGGTGCGGGTGGGGCCCTTCAGGAATCCGCCCGCCCTCGTAGGGGGAATCATTGATGTGGTCTATGACCCCGAGGACCTGTCCAATGCCGAGACCCCGGACAATGTGATGAGCGGGAGGGTTTCCCTGCCGGCGGCTGTCCTTTCCGGTCTGGTGCTCGCTCTTGCGGTCTTCGTGCTTTTCTTCGGCGACTGAGAGCACGAAGAGGTCTCGGGGGATCTTCAGAGGAAGAAGCGGGTGAGTTCCTCCGCCGTCGGTGACCCCGCGGACGTCCCCGTGCGTTTCGGCGGCCCGGCGTCCGGGCCCGCCTCCGGCTGGTCGCCCGGCCGGGGCAGGGACTCGGGGAACTCCAGCGGTTCGCTGTCCTCGTCCCGGTTGACCGTCGCGAACATCCAGTTGGCCTCGGCGAGTTGGTCGACGACGGAGGCGAGCAGGTAGTCGGTGACCGACCAGTCCGCCGACTCGCCGTGCAGTTCGCGGGCAGTGGCGCTGTCCCGCGGAAGGTGCTGGACCAGTACCGAAAGCCGCCGCGACGACAGCAGCCCCCGGTGCCAGTCCAGCAGGTCGACCCCGTAATGGCGGAGCAGGTCCGCCTCCAGGGCCTCGGCGTGCTCTTCGACGAGCTCACCGAGGCTCAGTCTTCCCCCAGGCCCAGCCCCGTCTCCTTGCCGTAGGCCTCCAGGATGGCGGCGATGTCCTGCATGGTGACGTCGTGCCGCTCGAAGCGGGCGAACTGCTTCTCGCCCAGCAGGAGTTGGAGCAGCCCGTCCACGTCGTTGTCGTCGAGGTCGCGGAGTGTGCGGGCCGTGGTGCGGGTCAGCTCGGTCGGCAGCTCGAAGCTGTCGTCGTCGAGTTCGAAGGTCCAGGCCCGGCCGAGCGCCTCCAGGCGCTGTGCGCGGGCCGCGTTGACGTTGAATCCGGCCATGGGTGAACTCCCTTGCGGATGGGGGTGGTGCCGTGGTGTGTCGGGTGCGGGTGCGTTGTGGCTGAGCGCGCAGTTCCCCGCGCCCCTGAAAGCGGGGCTGCGCCCTTGCTTTTGTCGTTGGGGGCGCGGGGACTGCGCGGTCTGAATGGGGGCCGGGGCGGCGGGCGGGGGGAGCCCGACGCCCCGGGTGACGAGCCCGAACAGGGCTGTCACAGAAGGTGGATCAGAGGGCGGACGGGCGGTCCGTCACAGAGCCGCGTACGCCTTGTCCTTCATGATCCACTTGGCCAGTTCGCGCTTGGCGGTCTCCGCCTCCAGCGCGGTGAAGGTGACCCCGAGCTTCACGGAACCGGTCCGGGTGAAGCCCATCTCCTCGGTCTCTGTGACCTGCCCGCGCGGCAGGATGAAGCGGTACACGGCGTCCGTGCCGTCCGTGAACTCGATGCCGAGGGCCCGCTCGTCCTTCGCGGGCGTACTCGGGATCAGGAACTCGTACGTGTCCGCCACCGCGGTTCCGCCCACCGAGGTCTGGGTGATGTCGGTGGCCGGGATGCCCATGAAGAAGGAGAGCGTGCTCTTGTTCATCTGGAGCAGCTGGAACTTCACGGTCAGGTCGCGGTCGGAGTAGATGAACCGGCCCGGGCTCGCCGACTGCCAGGTGTCGACCGGGTCGATCTTGTCCTTCTTGTTGAGCTTGATGCCGTCGACGGAGGTGTATCCCAGCTCGACCCAGCCGATCGGCCAGACGTCGTCGGACTTGGCCGGCGCAGTGTTCCCGGCGGGGGCCACCAGGACCCGGCCGGTACCGGCGACACGGATTTCCTTGCCGTTGTTCGTTGCCATGCGAACGCCTCTTTCAGTCAAGGGACTTGAGCGGTGCTGCGGTGAAGGGCGGTGCGGTGGGGCGCGCGGCTCAGCCGAGCCGCAGCAGCAGCCGGATCGTGGAGCGGTAGCGGTTCGCCGCCGACCGCGTGTAGTCGGGGAGCCAGCGCGGTCCGTCGGCCTCGGAGACATCGACGACGACCGCGGAGCCGTACACCGTGTCGGCCAGTTCCAGGACGCAGGCACGGGCGGACAGCGCCACGGTGTGCGCCGTGGGCTTGTCCGGGCCGTACGCCTCCAGGTCGAGCAGCGGCTGGTCGAGATGCTGGTCGTCGACCCAGGCGCCGCCCATGTGGGAGACGAGCACCACCTTCTGGGTGCCGTCGAACCCGGCCGGCGGGCGGCTGTCGACGGTGACACCGGTCAGCTCGGCCCGGTTCTTGAGGAAGTCGACGACCAACTGCTCGGCGTCGGGGAAGGTCAGGATGGCCACATGGACGCTCCCTTCGGGAGACGGGTTTCCGGGGTCTCCGGGCGGCCTGGCCCGGGAGTTTCCGGGCAACACGAAGCGGCAGGTCCGCCGCCCGTCCTCCGGGCGCAGCTCTGCCGCTGCATCCACTGTGACACCGGTCGGGGAAACATGCAACTGGCTTATGCCTGGCGGTTATTCGGGCCGTACGCATGAGGGGTCCCGCCGCGTGGTGCGGCGGGACCCCTCGCGCGTACGGCGGAATCAGCGGGACCAGCGGGTTCGGTGGGATCAGTGGTCGTGGTGCCGGGCGAGGTGTGTCGTCCGCTCGGCGGCGAAGACGTCCTCCAGGCGGAAGAGGCGCCGACGGCCCTGCGTGCCCGCGGGCCGCAGATGGCCGCGCTGCACCCACTTGCGGATGGTCGCGGTCGTGACGCCCGCCTCGTCGGCGGCCAACTCGGCGGTGATCAGGGGGATGTTGACAGCCTTGCCGGTGTTCGTGGTTCCGGTCATGAGTGCTCGGCCTCCAGTAACCGCCCGCACACGGGATTGACGCATCTGATCTCGGCCCGCTCGGGTAACGCCCGCAGCGAGACGCAGCCGCAGGCGGGGCAGCGGCCGGGCAGCCGTACGAGCTGCTCCGGGTCGCCGAGCGCGCGGGCGCAGCGTGCGGCCATCCGCCGGGTCTCGTCCTCGACGTGCGGGGCGAGCAGCGGGTCGGCGGCGATGCGGTCCAGCAGTCCGGCGATACGGCGCAGCCGTACCGGAACGGAGGCCGGGGGCACCGGCCGCAGGCCGAGCCGTTCACGTACGGCCTCCTCCAGTTCGACGACTCCGTCGGTGATGTCCCGTACGGCGTCGGAGACGTAGAGGCGGACCGGGGCGGTCGTGCCGCCGACGGGTCCGCTGTCCCGGCGCTCGCGCAGGCCTCCGTGGACCGCGGGGGACAACTCGTCGACGAGGTCCGGGAAGCGGCGGACGAGCGAGGCGATCCAGACGGCTCCACCGTGGTCCTCGCTCATCGGCTTACCTCGCGCTGCTTGTGGGCCGGGCACTGGTTGCAGCCGCGCAATACCGGTGCGGCAGCAGAACGCCAGGCCAAGGCTGTGATCGTGGTGGCGGCGGCTCCGGGCGGCTGGTCGGGCACGTGCAACCCCTCTCGATCTATGGGAACATATGTTCGATGGTTGCGAACGAGCGGACAGGGTTGCATGTTGCGAGCGCGTACGCAAGTGATTACGTTCCGTGGAGGTCGATGTGACGGCGGGCCCTCAACCCCTCCTGAGCTGCGGGAAGTTGCCGAATCTCCACAGTTACGCGCGGGCGCGCACACACATTGGTGCGTGTGCGATCGGTACGCTGCCTCGGCGACGAGGGGAGAGCGGACTCATGGCTTCGA contains:
- a CDS encoding peptidoglycan-binding protein, coding for MATPLTADALARALRGEGVALSEHANWRTHNRNHKGPWGPVHGVMLHHTAGTDSLRLCRDGTAALPGPLCVGLITKDGTLHLLGYGRTNHAGPGSAAVLDAVRAERSTLPAPGPDAVDGNARFYGFEIENLGNGRDPYPAAQLAAVERLSAAVCRAHGWSAASVIAHKEWTRRKIDPSFPMAVMRARIDALLGDRPTPCPTPVAHAPFPGAAFFVPGRRSELVTAVGRRLVAEDCGRYANGPGPVWTRADVLSYAAWQRKLGYVGAAADGIPGRTSWDRLRVPRD
- a CDS encoding phage tail tube protein; protein product: MATNNGKEIRVAGTGRVLVAPAGNTAPAKSDDVWPIGWVELGYTSVDGIKLNKKDKIDPVDTWQSASPGRFIYSDRDLTVKFQLLQMNKSTLSFFMGIPATDITQTSVGGTAVADTYEFLIPSTPAKDERALGIEFTDGTDAVYRFILPRGQVTETEEMGFTRTGSVKLGVTFTALEAETAKRELAKWIMKDKAYAAL
- a CDS encoding helix-turn-helix domain-containing protein, which gives rise to MTGTTNTGKAVNIPLITAELAADEAGVTTATIRKWVQRGHLRPAGTQGRRRLFRLEDVFAAERTTHLARHHDH